The Arachis hypogaea cultivar Tifrunner chromosome 16, arahy.Tifrunner.gnm2.J5K5, whole genome shotgun sequence genome contains a region encoding:
- the LOC112758296 gene encoding myosin-binding protein 1 produces the protein MASSGLSTAMLSRNFSTSLASALLEWFLIFFLFVDAVFSYVITKFASYCKLQTPCLFCSRLDHVLGKQKTGFYWELICSAHKLEISSLVLCRAHDKLVNVQGICQNCLFSLANINKTNAENCNLVGKFGDESASRFDQDPLLGDRIETRCSCCNEQRIFNSYDERLAFSKSIESEVVDLDELEAVRDSLHDKKRRAKPSVSFRVANLRNSQLDPLSHVGYTEVKVTSDTESESELPLSEDDDTNIPVSVTDDTKEDVKLPCEDIEPTIIDLNKASGKPRSLAPPLEPLLSEPEIQLENTDTHAIKSVSEAMGSENNDEELDWQQAEKNADATTVSKESYELTTNEVGLASDKRSAMDCEEIIKSGNKQTTSEAGSEPNPVSSDSFQQNPIILDLGDAYKLAVGNKGRQLSGMLAEQWLGKDSTRVSEDLKMMLSQFSATRGTDLSMNDISPRLSINSDEMKNSDVSNSTGMQILQKMISLERNESGLSLDGSIVSEIEGESAVDRLKRQVDHDRKLMSALYKELEEERNASAVAANQALAMITRLQEEKAALHMEALQYLRVMDEQSEYDTDALQKANDAISEKDREIEELEAKLDFYRKKFPDESMNENVLVTNFEMKVKDIGLDNSQCSAIESEESILGKSVTENPIISDKAQELVTSLEGKNVQLVKNSSLKFQEERLYISDRLKKLEKQVYLFLNMHHSEEKCINSESSGKESPVNCEKLDRSVVMPDSVSILKMNSDAKDCDYFSSKEPKDFDENGDSPLLCGNNDLASTGNVIHNFVGRLQILEADLSFLEHSMNLLSNGNEGLKLLKEIADHLQQLRRIGIREIDQLDA, from the exons ATGGCGTCTTCTGGATTGTCAACTGCCATGTTATCCAgaaattttagcacatcattggCATCGGCATTGCTGGAATGGTTTCtgatctttttcctttttgttgaTGCTGTATTTTCTTATGTCATTACAAAGTTTGCTAGTTACTGCAAATTGCAAACCCCATGCCTCTTTTGTTCAAGACTTGATCATGTGTTAGGAAAGCAGAAAACAGGATTCTATTGGGAATTGATCTGCAGTGCTCATAAATTGGAGATTTCTTCATTGGTTCTTTGTCGCGCGCATGATAAGCTTGTTAATGTTCAAGGAATTTGCCAAAACTGCCTCTTTTCTCTTGCTAACATCAATAAAACCAATGCTGAAAATTGCAACTTAGTAGGTAAATTTGGGGATGAATCTGCCTCCAGGTTTGATCAGGATCCATTACTTGGTGACCGGATTGAAACACGGTGTTCTTGTTGCAATGAGCAAAGGATTTTCAATTCTTATGATGAAAGATTGGCTTTCAGTAAGTCAATTGAGTCTGAAGTTGTGGATCTTGATGAGTTGGAAGCTGTTAGAGACAGTTTACATGACAAGAAAAGGAGAGCAAAACCATCAGTATCATTCAGAGTTGCAAACCTTAGAAATAGCCAGCTTGACCCTTTGTCTCATGTAGGTTATACAGAAGTCAAGGTTACTTCTGATACTGAGTCTGAATCTGAACTTCCCTTATCCGAAGATGACGATACCAATATACCAGTTTCTGTAACGGATGATACCAAGGAAGATGTAAAACTTCCATGTGAAGACATAGAGCCTACCATCATTGATTTAAATAAGGCTTCAGGGAAGCCCAGGAGTTTAGCTCCTCCACTTGAGCCATTACTATCAGAGCCGGAAATTCAGTTAGAAAATACGGATACTCATGCTATTAAATCTGTATCAGAAGCAATGGGAAGTGAGAATAATGACGAAGAACTTGATTGGCAACAGGCTGAAAAAAATGCTGATGCTACCACAGTATCAAAGGAAAGCT ATGAATTGACAACAAATGAAGTTGGGCTAGCATCTGATAAAAGATCTGCCATGGATTGTGAGGAAATCATCAAGTCAGGCAATAAGCAAACAACATCCGAAGCAGGTTCCGAACCAAACCCGGTTTCTAGTGACAGTTTTCAGCAAAATCCCATTATATTGGATCTGGGTGATGCTTATAAGCTAGCTGTTGGTAACAAAGGAAGACAGTTATCCGGCATGCTTGCTGAACAATGGCTTGGTAAAGATTCTACAAGAGTTAGCGAAGATTTGAAGATGATGTTGTCACAATTCTCTGCTACTCGAGGAACTGATCTGTCTATGAACGATATCAGTCCCAGATTGTCTATAAACAGCGACGAAATGAAGAATTCTGATGTTTCTAACTCTACCGGAATGCAGATACTTCAAAAGATGATATCACTCGAGCGAAATGAGTCCGGCTTGTCTCTGGATGGAAGCATTGTGAGTGAAATTGAAGGTGAAAGCGCGGTTGACAGACTAAAACGGCAAGTTGATCATGACAGGAAACTGATGAGTGCTTTGTATAAAGAGCTGGAGGAAGAAAGAAATGCTTCTGCAGTTGCTGCTAATCAAGCACTAGCCATGATCACAAGGCTGCAGGAAGAAAAGGCAGCATTACATATGGAAGCCTTGCAGTATTTAAGAGTGATGGATGAGCAGTCAGAGTATGATACCGACGCTTTGCAAAAGGCGAACGATGCTATTTCTGAGAAGGACAGAGAGATTGAGGAATTGGAAGCAAAGCTTGATTTTTATAGGAAGAAATTCCCTGATGAATCAATGAATGAAAATGTTTTGGTGACAAACTTTGAGATGAAGGTGAAGGATATTGGATTGGATAACTCACAATGTTCTGCCATCGAAAGCGAAGAAAGTATTCTTGGAAAATCAGTTACTGAAAATCCTATTATATCTGACAAAGCTCAAGAGTTAGTCACTTCTTTGGAGGGGAAAAATGTTCAACTTGTGAAAAATTCATCATTGAAGTTTCAAGAGGAAAGGCTGTATATTTCGGACCGGTTGAAGAAGCTGGAGAAGCAAGTTTACCTTTTCTTGAATATGCATCACTCAGAGGAGAAGTGCATCAATTCTGAAAGTTCTGGAAAGGAATCCCCAGTAAACTGCGAAAAGTTAGACCGCAGTGTTGTGATGCCAGATTCTGTTTCCATATTAAAAATGAATTCAGATGCCAAGGATTGTGATTACTTCTCATCCAAGGAACCTAAAGATTTTGACGAAAATGGTGATTCCCCTTTGCTCTGTGGAAATAATGATTTAGCTTCAACTGGAAATGTGATTCATAATTTCGTTGGAAGGCTTCAAATTCTTGAGGCAGACCTGAGTTTTCTTGAGCATAGTATGAACTTACTAAGCAATGGAAATGAAGGACTTaaattgttaaaggaaatagctGATCATCTGCAACAGTTACGTCGGATCGGGATTAGAGAAATTGATCAACTCGATGCTTGA